Proteins encoded together in one Acanthochromis polyacanthus isolate Apoly-LR-REF ecotype Palm Island chromosome 12, KAUST_Apoly_ChrSc, whole genome shotgun sequence window:
- the LOC127536547 gene encoding uncharacterized protein LOC127536547, translating into MVAGMLMPLRDLRAIYEVLFRDGVMVAKKDKRPQIMHPEVQSVSNLQVMRAMLSLKSRGYVKETFAWRHFYWYLTNDGIVYLRDYLHLPAEIVPASLQRIKKPAATLAIVHRAARVQTVEGPTSYVPKPGRRGEAESQEALTERQSYRHRMTGPGERENYSDKTLRFRGRPLNAEPVRPKASWEVEDQPQSAFRKGPSFRSEVPLMEENREKRFARKELNMSDAKPATSSQERRVLEVQKTKVPSSAAAALKRDVSQTTLTSSKPPHH; encoded by the coding sequence ATGGTTGCAGGAATGCTTATGCCCCTGCGGGACCTAAGGGCCATCTATGAAGTCCTGTTTCGAGATGGTGTCATGGTGGCTAAGAAGGACAAGAGGCCTCAAATCATGCACCCTGAAGTACAAAGTGTGAGCAACCTACAAGTAATGCGTGCCATGTTGTCTCTGAAGTCCAGGGGATATGTGAAAGAAACATTTGCTTGGAGACATTTCTACTGGTACCTGACCAATGATGGTATTGTTTACCTGCGCGACTACCTCCACCTGCCCGCCGAGATTGTACCTGCCTCTTTGCAGAGGATTAAGAAGCCAGCTGCCACTCTGGCCATTGTCCACCGGGCTGCACGGGTCCAAACTGTAGAAGGTCCTACGTCTTATGTTCCAAAGCCAGGACGCAGGGGTGAAGCAGAGAGCCAAGAGGCACTGACCGAGCGTCAGAGCTACCGCCATAGGATGACGGGTCctggagaaagagagaattACTCTGATAAGACCCTCAGGTTTAGAGGTCGTCCACTGAATGCAGAGCCAGTCAGGCCAAAAGCCTCATGGGAAGTGGAGGATCAACCTCAGTCTGCTTTCAGGAAGGGCCCCAGCTTCAGAAGTGAAGTACCATTGATGGAAGAGAACAGGGAGAAAAGATTTGCTCGTAAGGAGCTAAATATGAGTGATGCAAAGCCAGCAACATCATCACAAGAGAGGAGAGTGTTGGAGGTCCAAAAGACAAAGGTACCAAgttctgctgcagcagctttgaAACGGGATGTGTCACAGACCACTCTGACATCCTCCAAACCGCCCCACCATTAA